In bacterium, the DNA window TTTTGTTGCTATGCTTGCTGACTGCATGGAAAACGTCTCGTTCAAAGAACATCATTTCGCATCGGAAGTAAAGGCCGTCGCACAAGAAATAAAAATGCGGAACGCCTCACCATTCCTTCGCATTTTTGACAGCTTAGGCCAAGAAATTTTGCCACTCAACAATCCCTACAGCCATTCACTTGGCGGCGATCTAGAAACCTTACTTGGGGCACATGCCGATGACTTAAAAAAATTCTATCAGCGCCACTATGCCCCCGCCAATGCTTTAGTAACTGTCACGGGCGACTGCGACGCTGAAGAAGTATTTAAACAGATCGAAGAACAATTTGGCCACATCAAAAATACCCACTTTAAGCAATCCGACCAACCCGCCGTCAATCCTGTTCATACCGATTTCTTTCAAAAAAACATTCTCTACCACAAACCAATTCCTAATCCTTTCGCATGTTACTGCTGGGTTACCCCCGGCTCATCTCATACAAGCGAGATGGCTGGGAACGCGATAAGTTATGCCCTTTCGCTACGATTTGAAGAAAAATTCAAGACGCTCAAAACCTTGTTTATTCAATTGGTACAAATGTCATTAATTTCGACAATGTTGGTTATTTTTTGATCTATTTTGAGCCCAAAGAAACGGCCGATGGTCGCACGCTTCAAGAATGCAAACAAGCTATTGAACAAGAACTTAAAAACATCATGAATAACGGCGTTACTGACCAAGAACTTACCTGTTTTAAAAAATCCTCAATCACCAATACTCTCAAAGTTTTCGACCAAGCAAACAGCGCGGCCAGTATCTTTGAATCGCTATTTTTTAAAAACAATAATGAACTTCAACTTTTCAGCAACATCTCCACACTTGAAAATCTAACACAGCAAGACATTAAAGATTTTTGCGCGCATAATTTACAACACTATCTCACACACACCTTCCTCGTCATGCCGCTGCCTGAGGAACAAAAAACAGCATGGCAGTCATTGCAAGATTCGCTTGATGCGTACGAACAATCAGCTCTTACTCAAAAAATACGCGACAGCGAAATTGAAGAACCACGGCTTTCAGACCAACTCCCAGAACCAGCCTTACTGACGCTTGCCTATGAACATCCCGACAAAAAAATTACCCTAGCCAATGGCCTTGAAGTATATTTAAAATATCGTGATACAAGTCCATTTGTACACGCATCGCTCCGTTTTAAAAATTCAGAGCAACTCAGTCTGGCGCTCCAAAACACCAATCAAACTGAGCTAGCCGAG includes these proteins:
- a CDS encoding insulinase family protein; this encodes MNRRFLRFYLLLFILFTKRSLQATDITAQEPQQKSIHAWLEKTKTKISKKVFANGLTAIHYPIPGSNNVYVGVTYHAGGKNEGPTEHGLAHMVEHMIFKGTDKMSERDLDAIAEKFCIGGLGQGFNASTSYDVTKYYFQTDKNNWPVFVAMLADCMENVSFKEHHFASEVKAVAQEIKMRNASPFLRIFDSLGQEILPLNNPYSHSLGGDLETLLGAHADDLKKFYQRHYAPANALVTVTGDCDAEEVFKQIEEQFGHIKNTHFKQSDQPAVNPVHTDFFQKNILYHKPIPNPFACYCWVTPGSSHTSEMAGNAISYALSLRFEEKFKTLKTLFIQLVQMSLISTMLVIF